From Candidatus Mycalebacterium zealandia:
AACCCCTTTTCTTTCAAGGTCTTCAGACAGTCCGCGAGCGTGTCAAGATGGCCGTAAACCCCGAGCACGCCTTCTTGTTGTTTTTTACTCATGTCCGTGTTCTCCGTTTTTTTTGCGCGGAACGGGAAGGATTTCCTTAATCTCCGCTATTGCGATGGAGGGAAGCGTTTTCAGGAATATCAGGAAGAACATGAAAAACCACCCGAAACTGCCCATTGTGAGACCGGCTTCCACCCATGAAATTTTGTAAACACCCCAGACTGCGGGGTCAAAATCACGCGAAAGGGAAATCACAATTATGTTAAAACGTTCAAACCACATTCCTATGTTTATAAAGATTGAGATGACAAACAGAATTGCCAGATTGTGGCGAAACCTTTTGAACCACAGAAGAACCGGAATCACTACATTGCAAATCACCATTGTCCAGTAGAAAGGCGCGTATTCTCCAACCGCCCTGTATACAAACTGCTCCCATTCGGCGGGAACTCCGCTATACCACGCGAATAGAAATTCCACGCCGTACGCATATCCGATTATCAGCGAAGTAAAGATTATTAGTTTTGCCATTCCGTCAAAGTTGTCCATCGTGATGTAATCCTCAAGATGGAAAATCTTCCGTATAGGTATGGCGAGGGTTATTACCATCGCGAGTCCTGAAAAAATTGCTCCGGCAACAAAATACGGCGCGAATATGGTTGTGTGCCAGCCGGGAAGACTTGCCATTGCGAAGTCCCAGGACACAACGCTGTGAACCGAAAGAACAAGAGGGGTCGCGAAAGCGGCGAAATACAGATACGCCCTAGTGTAGTGAAGCCATTCCCAGTTTGAGCCCTTCCAGCCGAGTGAAAGAAGCGAGTAGATAATTTTGCGCGTTTTCCCCGTCACTTTGTCTCTTATCGCCGCGAGGTCCGGAATCATTCCGACAAAGAAGAAAATGGAACTGACCGTAAGGTATGTGCTGACGGCAAAAACATCCCACAAAAGTGGTGATTTGAAATTGACCCAAAGCTCACGCTGGTTGGGATACGGAAAAAGCCAATAAAAATTCCACGGACGCCCGAGATGGATTATCGGGAACAGTCCCGCGGTCAGAACCGCGAAAACCGTCATTGCTTCAGCAAGGCGGTAGATGGACATTCTAAACCTTGCCCTGAAAAGGAAAAGTACGGCGGAAATCAATGTTCCCGAATGGGCTATTCCAACCCAGAAAACAAAGTCTGTTATGTATATCCCCCAGAAAACCGGATGGCGGAACCCTGCCACTCCAAGCCCCGTGTAAACTTGATAGAGAAAGGAAAACAAACCTATGCCGACAAAAAACAGAGCGGTGCCGAACAGCAACGCCCACTGTCTGGAAGGTTTTTCCAGAATCCTTACGACATCGGCTGTAACCTTTGAATATGTCAGCCTGTTTTGTTTGTTTTCCACTTTGCCGACCGCTTGCTTCGTCTTACGACTGAACCACCTCTTTTAGATACGTTACTGCGGGCTTTGTATTTACTTCTTCAAACAGTTTGTAGCCCCTCTCGTTGTGAGATGACACCGAGACCTTGCTCTGAGGGTCAAGCAAATTGCCGAAATCTATGGCGTTTGTTGCGCAGGTCTGTTGACACGCCGTCACCACGTCGCCGTCTCTTACTCCACGCCCTTCATCTTTTGCCGTGTCGTGAGCGCTTCTTATCCTCTGGACGCAGAAACTGCATTTTTCCATCACTCCCTTGGTTCTGACAGTAACATCGGGGTTGAACTGCCAGTTGAGCGGTTCAGGCACTTTGTATGAATACCAGTTGAACTTCCTAACTTTATAAGTGCAGTTGTTGGCACAGTATCTTGTGCCCACACAACGATTGTAAATCATTCCATTCAAGCCTTCGTGGTTATGGTAGGTTGCAAAAACGGGGCATACCGGCTCACATGGGGCGTTCCCGCAATGCTGGCATGGGACCGGGACAAACCGTGCCGTTACTTCGCCGTTAGGGTTTTTCTCAAAGAATCTGTCTATTCTCAGCCACGCCATATCCCTGCGCCGCGCGACCTGTTCTTTGCCAACAAACGGAATATTGTTCTCCGCGTAACACGCTGTCACACACGCGCCGCAACCCGTGCATTTGGAGAGGTCAACCGACATTCCCCATCTGTATTCCTCGTATTCCAAGTCCGGGTACAAATCAGGGTGATGCTTGTCGCCGTGTCCATTTTCGTGTTTGTGCCCAAGGTCGTGAATATCAACCGTTCGCGCCACTCCTCTGCCTTCCTGAGATGTTGTGTATTGTGTGCGTACAAGTAGGGAGTCTTTGCCGGTCGGTGTTACTTTTACCTTTGTGGAAAACCACGCGTAGCCGCCGGAAAGTACATCAGATGCCGGAGACATTATCTTCATCGGGCTTACCCCTCTGTCCTGTGCGTATCTTCCGTATTCTTCGTGTCCCTGCCCGATTGGAATTGCCACCGTGTCCGGGGACATGCCCTCATTGACAAACACCTGCGTTTCAACCGCGCCGAAAGCAGATTCAATCTTTACAAAAGATCCAGTCCGAACTTCCATTGCTTTCGCCGTTTCAGGACTGATTTCCGCCCATGAGTCCCACACGACCGAAGTAAGTGAGTCGGGCAATTCCTGCAACCAGGGTTTGTTCGCTCCTCTGCCGTCGTAGAGTTTCGCAGACGGGAAAGGCATGAGATACATATCTCCGTCTCCATGGAAATCCGCTTCCCTGCCAGAGAATGAAAACAGTCTCATTCTCCCGGAAAGAGAGGCTTTTCCGCCGGAGAGCGCGGTAGGCACACCGCCTTTCTTGAGAGTTTCGCTCCAGAAAGTTTCAAAAGGCGTTTCCGGAAAAATTTTTGCGCCCAGTTTTTTCCAATACTCCCTCATAAAAGAGTAGTAGTCCGTGACTGCAAACAGTTTTGCGGTTGCTTCCATCTTCTTGCTGACCGAAATTATTACGTCTCCGGACGCTTTGGTGTTAAAAACTCTTGAAACTGCTGGCTGGGTTATGCCGTGGAAACTTGCCCGTGCCTTGAAATCGCCCCAACTCTCAAGGGGATGATTGTCCGGCATCACAAGCGAACACATCTGTGTGGTTTCGTCCATAAACGGCGAAAAACTTACGGTGAACGGAACGTTTTTCATCGCTTTTGCAAATCCCGCTGACTGCGGAAGCGAGAACACCGGATTTACACCTCTGATAATAAGTGCGTCCACTTCGCCATTTTGCATGTCTTTGATTAGTGCAGTGATTTCCTCGTATGAGGTTGAGCTCGAAGTCGCGAGAGTATCCGCAAAATTGATTGTCTCGTTCAGGTTGCCTGAAAGGTAGTTCAGTATGTTGATGGCGACAAGCAGTTCGGTCGCGTTTGAAGCGGTTGTCGCCGCGCCGCCGCCGATTGCCAGACTCTTTTTTGAAATCATCTCTTCGGCGATTTCGTTGATGGTTTCAACGGGAACGGATGTTTTTTCCGCGGCTTTTTCAGGGGTGTATTCCCGTACCAGTTGGAGCAGATAGTCTTCGGCTCTGGTTTTCCGGGACATTACGTTTGCTATCGCAAGAGCCAGATCAATTTCCGTTCCGGGGTTGATTTGAATCATGCGGTCAGCGTTTGCGCCCGTCATTGACATCCGCGGCTCAACTTGAACCACCTTGCCGGTTTTGCCTTTTTTAACTTCGCGCAAACTGCCAAACCCTTTGCCGTTATATGTTGGCGACAGCCAGGTTTCAAGGAAGTCCGCCCCGAAAGAAAGTAGGTATTCGGCTTTTCCTATTTCGTAGGAAGGTATGGAGTTCAAACCGAAAACAATCTCGTTCGCTTTTTTAATAGGCTCGTGTGAAAAGGTTTCGTAGGAATATCTTCTTGCTCCGATTGAATCCGTCCAGATGTTCAGCAACTCGTCGTAAGACCCGGGCGATACTCCGTCGAGATACACTACACGCCGTCCTTTTCCTTGCGAAACGAGTTCTCCAATTTTTTCGGCAACTGTTTTTTCCGCGTCTTTCCATGTTGCGGAACGAAATTTCCCGTCTTCATTTTTCGCAAGAGGGGACTTGATTCTGTCCGGATTGTAGACTCCCTGCAGGGCGGCTTGTCCTGAAGCGCACAACGCGCCGGAGTTTATCGGGTTGTCGGGGTTGCCTTCCATTTTAATAGCGCGCCCTTCCCTTGTTTTTACAATCACTCCGCATCCCGCCGGACATTCTCGGCAGGTGCTTGAATAGTAGTCGGGCACTCCCGGAATGGTGTTTTCAGGCGGAATGACATACGGAATAATCTGCTCAACCGGCTCAGGCGAACACCCGCCCGATGCCGCCGCGACCCCGCCCGTCACGCCGATTACTTTCAGGAAATCCCTTCTGGTTATTCCCTGTTTGCCAGTTTTGTCTTTAGTTTCGTCAGACACTTTATTCCTCCGTCAGGCGTTGCTTAATAATGGCAAGTCAAACAGTCCTTCAGCTGCTTCTCGTGGTATTCATCACGGGCGTTCTGCTCATGACACGATATGCAGAATCCCATATTGAGCCGCTCCGTTTTTCTTACCACATCCATTTTCTCAACCTCGCCGTGACAGGTTACGCACTCAATGCCCTGTTTGATGTGGCGTTTGTGGTTGAACTGAACATACTCAGCCATCGGCGAGACTTTTATCCAGGGAATCGGCTCTTTTCTGTCCCAGTATTCCCGCACCTTCGCTATTTCTCCGCGTATGTTGATGACCGTGCCATCATCGGCTTTATATTCAACGTCTCTGCCCCTGATTTGTGAATGACACCCCATACATTTTTGAACCGAAGGAATGCCCGGATGCGTGGACACATCCACATAACTGTGGCAGGTCCGGCAATCTATTTTATTGTCTCCCGCATGGATTTTGTGACTGAAAAGAATAGGCTGTTCAGGCCCCCTTTGCTCCGCCGCACTTTGCTGTAAAACAGAGATGGAAGCAAGCCCGCAGATTGCAAGAAAAAATGCGACGGTTCCTTTTAAGGTTGCTTTCATCTGCAGGTGTTAAGACCTTTTTGTTTTGAAATATTTTTCAACTTCGCAACTCAGTTACGCGCGTCAAATGCCCTAAACTAACACACTTGCTCCGTGTGTCAAATAGCCGTTTTTCTTCACGCAAGCAGGTTTTTTTCATCAAACGAACCAAACAAATCCGGTGTGAAAAATGACCGGCATTTGCGCCCGACTAAAGCGTCCACTTTCCCACCTTCAACATCCAGTCCGTCAAGAAAAGGTATGATACCAACAATTTTTTGACCCCGCTCCCTGAGGTAAATCAGATTGGTTTCCTCGCACACGTTTTTCCCTTGCGGATATCCGCATATCACAACTCCGGCAATTTCAAGGTTTCTTGCCGTTGCGGCTTCAATCGTCAAAAGCGTGTGATTAATTGTT
This genomic window contains:
- a CDS encoding molybdopterin-dependent oxidoreductase, producing the protein MSDETKDKTGKQGITRRDFLKVIGVTGGVAAASGGCSPEPVEQIIPYVIPPENTIPGVPDYYSSTCRECPAGCGVIVKTREGRAIKMEGNPDNPINSGALCASGQAALQGVYNPDRIKSPLAKNEDGKFRSATWKDAEKTVAEKIGELVSQGKGRRVVYLDGVSPGSYDELLNIWTDSIGARRYSYETFSHEPIKKANEIVFGLNSIPSYEIGKAEYLLSFGADFLETWLSPTYNGKGFGSLREVKKGKTGKVVQVEPRMSMTGANADRMIQINPGTEIDLALAIANVMSRKTRAEDYLLQLVREYTPEKAAEKTSVPVETINEIAEEMISKKSLAIGGGAATTASNATELLVAINILNYLSGNLNETINFADTLATSSSTSYEEITALIKDMQNGEVDALIIRGVNPVFSLPQSAGFAKAMKNVPFTVSFSPFMDETTQMCSLVMPDNHPLESWGDFKARASFHGITQPAVSRVFNTKASGDVIISVSKKMEATAKLFAVTDYYSFMREYWKKLGAKIFPETPFETFWSETLKKGGVPTALSGGKASLSGRMRLFSFSGREADFHGDGDMYLMPFPSAKLYDGRGANKPWLQELPDSLTSVVWDSWAEISPETAKAMEVRTGSFVKIESAFGAVETQVFVNEGMSPDTVAIPIGQGHEEYGRYAQDRGVSPMKIMSPASDVLSGGYAWFSTKVKVTPTGKDSLLVRTQYTTSQEGRGVARTVDIHDLGHKHENGHGDKHHPDLYPDLEYEEYRWGMSVDLSKCTGCGACVTACYAENNIPFVGKEQVARRRDMAWLRIDRFFEKNPNGEVTARFVPVPCQHCGNAPCEPVCPVFATYHNHEGLNGMIYNRCVGTRYCANNCTYKVRKFNWYSYKVPEPLNWQFNPDVTVRTKGVMEKCSFCVQRIRSAHDTAKDEGRGVRDGDVVTACQQTCATNAIDFGNLLDPQSKVSVSSHNERGYKLFEEVNTKPAVTYLKEVVQS
- a CDS encoding hydrogenase; amino-acid sequence: MENKQNRLTYSKVTADVVRILEKPSRQWALLFGTALFFVGIGLFSFLYQVYTGLGVAGFRHPVFWGIYITDFVFWVGIAHSGTLISAVLFLFRARFRMSIYRLAEAMTVFAVLTAGLFPIIHLGRPWNFYWLFPYPNQRELWVNFKSPLLWDVFAVSTYLTVSSIFFFVGMIPDLAAIRDKVTGKTRKIIYSLLSLGWKGSNWEWLHYTRAYLYFAAFATPLVLSVHSVVSWDFAMASLPGWHTTIFAPYFVAGAIFSGLAMVITLAIPIRKIFHLEDYITMDNFDGMAKLIIFTSLIIGYAYGVEFLFAWYSGVPAEWEQFVYRAVGEYAPFYWTMVICNVVIPVLLWFKRFRHNLAILFVISIFINIGMWFERFNIIVISLSRDFDPAVWGVYKISWVEAGLTMGSFGWFFMFFLIFLKTLPSIAIAEIKEILPVPRKKNGEHGHE